In one window of Henckelia pumila isolate YLH828 chromosome 1, ASM3356847v2, whole genome shotgun sequence DNA:
- the LOC140881213 gene encoding large ribosomal subunit protein eL20-like isoform X1: MVTYRFHQYQVVGRALPTETEEHPKIYRMKLWATNEVRAKSKFWYFLRKLKKVKKSNGQVLAINEIFEKNPTTIKNYGIWLRYQSRTGYHNMYKEYRDTTLNGAVEQMYTEMASRHRVRCHCIQIIKTATIPAKLCKRESTKQFHDSKIKFPLVFRKVRPPTRKLKTTYKATRPNLFM, from the exons ATGGTAACCTATAGG TTCCATCAATACCAGGTGGTGGGCAGAGCTCTGCCAACTGAGACCGAGGAACACCCGAAGATCTACCGCATGAAGCTATGGGCCACCAATGAAGTCCGCGCCAAGTCCAAATTTTG GTACTTCTTGAGGAAGCTTAAGAAGGTGAAGAAGAGCAATGGCCAGGTTCTTGCTATTAATGAG ATATTTGAGAAGAACCCAACCACAATCAAGAACTATGGAATCTGGCTGCGGTACCAGAGCAGGACCGGTTATCACAACATGTACAAAGAGTACCGTGACACAACATTGAATGGGGCCGTGGAGCAGATGTACACTGAGATGGCATCTCGTCACAGAGTCCGCTGTCATTGCATTCAAATTATAAAGACAGCCACCATCCCAGCTAAGCTTTGCAAGAGGGAGAGTACCAAACAGTTCCATGACTCTAAGATCAAATTCCCTTTGGTGTTTAGGAAAGTTAGGCCACCGACCAGGAAACTCAAAACTACGTACAAGGCAACCAGGCCAAACTTGTTTATGTAG